In a single window of the Anguilla rostrata isolate EN2019 chromosome 4, ASM1855537v3, whole genome shotgun sequence genome:
- the s100p gene encoding calcium-activated potassium channel subunit beta-2, with translation MFLWAGSKGAQASGHERRTIYQKIRGYDILDKRRTVTAQKAGEDRAILLGLAMILCSVMMYFVLGITMLRSYSDSEWTAESSCTVLNSSITAEVNCTYSCGSDCRRPASYPCLQVFVRLNASGRVLRLSHNEEAQDKSPECFYVPRCRRDSVAMLGVMLNVSEWLKTQPRLLCFYDPGERRDAALLTRLYGRGAVFHSLVWPSCTLGGGVLIVAMVKLTQYLSILCEQIGKIKR, from the exons ATGTTCCTTTGGGCCGGTAGCAAAGGGGCACAGGCTTCGGGTCATGAGAGAAG GACGATTTACCAGAAGATCCGGGGGTATGATATTCTGGATAAGAGGAGGACGGTGACTGCACAGAAAGCGGGGGAGGACCGGGCCATTCTCCTCGGCCTGGCCATGATCCTCTGCTCCGTCATGATGTACTTTGTGCTGGGAATCACTATGCTGCGCTCTTATTCTGACAG tgAGTGGACGGCGGAGTCCAGCTGCACTGTGCTGAACTCCAGCATCACGGCGGAGGTGAACTGCACCTACAGCTGCGGCTCGGACTGCCGCCGGCCCGCCAGCTACCCCTGCCTGCAGGTGTTCGTCCGGCTGAACGCGTCCGGCAGGGTCCTGCGCCTGTCCCACAACGAGGAGGCCCAGGACAAGAGCCCCGAG TGTTTCTACGTGCCCCGGTGCCGGAGGGACTCCGTGGCGATGCTGGGTGTCATGCTCAACGTGTCGGAGTGGCTGAAGACGCAGCCGCGGCTGCTCTGCTTCTACGACCCCGGCGAGCGGCGGGACGCGGCGCTCCTCACGCGGCTGTACGGCCGCGGCGCCGTCTTCCACTCGCTCGTCTGGCCCTCCTGCACGCTGGGGGGCGGCGTCCTCATCGTCGCCATGGTCAAGCTCACGCAGTACCTGTCCATCCTCTGCGAGCAGATCGGCAAGATCAAGAGGTGA